From the Kiloniellales bacterium genome, one window contains:
- a CDS encoding HAD family hydrolase has translation MLKAVSFDLWNTLVRDGSDEPKRAARGLRPKPAERRHLVWQALNDLAPITPEAVAAAYDDADAAFDKAWQEDLVTWTVGGRLRRVLDALGRELPAEALSEIVKAHEEMEIAVPPDAVEGIAEVLGGLALRYRLCVVSDTLVSPAGTLRRLLASQGLEDFFTGFAFSDEVGRAKPDRAIFEAAADQLGVEPEEMLHVGDREREDVRGAKALGMRAVLFTAVVDRGSADTMADAVCREVADLPEVIDDLAARF, from the coding sequence ATGCTGAAGGCGGTGAGCTTCGATCTCTGGAACACCCTGGTCCGGGACGGCTCCGACGAGCCCAAGCGCGCGGCCCGGGGCCTGCGCCCCAAGCCGGCGGAGCGGCGGCACCTTGTCTGGCAGGCGCTCAACGACCTGGCGCCCATCACCCCCGAGGCGGTGGCTGCGGCCTACGACGACGCCGATGCAGCCTTCGACAAGGCCTGGCAGGAGGACCTCGTCACCTGGACCGTCGGCGGGCGGCTGCGCCGGGTCCTGGACGCCCTGGGCCGCGAGCTGCCCGCCGAGGCCCTCTCGGAGATCGTGAAGGCGCACGAGGAGATGGAGATCGCGGTCCCGCCCGACGCCGTGGAGGGCATCGCCGAGGTGCTGGGCGGCCTCGCCCTGCGCTACCGGCTCTGCGTGGTTTCCGACACCCTGGTCTCGCCGGCCGGGACCCTGCGCCGCCTGCTGGCCTCCCAGGGTCTCGAGGATTTCTTCACGGGTTTCGCCTTCTCCGACGAGGTCGGCCGCGCGAAACCGGACCGGGCGATCTTCGAGGCCGCGGCCGACCAGCTGGGCGTCGAGCCGGAGGAGATGCTCCACGTCGGCGACCGCGAGCGCGAAGACGTCAGGGGCGCCAAGGCGCTCGGGATGAGAGCGGTGCTCTTCACCGCGGTGGTCGATCGCGGCAGCGCGGACACGATGGCCGACGCGGTCTGCAGAGAGGTCGCGGACCTGCCCGAGGTCATCGAT
- a CDS encoding sulfotransferase domain-containing protein: MLQISDAIKKWLVLAPTAALPRAWRVPARARLLADHELAKAERAQLIIIAHPKSGNTWLKVMLSRLYQVRYGLPDSFLHKSDEYSRRNPAIPRLSATNGCYSYEGIVGKALDADASDNPLRHKAVLFLARNPCDIAVSWYFQFTKRQSAHKQELINHAIEHPIDRHTISMWDFVRHSDIGLPFLIDYLNTWERNLSQLETGLMVRYEDLRAEPVATLKRIVDLMGEPFEEPEIEEAVRFGSFDNLRQLESKGFFSQGGLTLRNPKDPESFKVRRAKVNGYRDYFTPEQAAELEALMVARLSPSFGYQPPPETEAGRLAV, from the coding sequence ATGCTTCAGATCAGTGATGCGATCAAGAAATGGCTCGTGCTGGCGCCGACCGCGGCCCTCCCGAGGGCTTGGCGCGTGCCGGCGCGCGCGCGGCTCCTCGCCGACCACGAACTGGCGAAGGCCGAGCGGGCGCAGCTGATCATCATCGCGCACCCCAAGAGCGGCAACACCTGGCTCAAGGTCATGCTCTCGCGCCTCTATCAGGTGCGCTACGGCCTGCCCGATTCCTTCCTCCACAAGTCGGACGAATACTCGCGCCGGAATCCAGCGATCCCACGGCTGTCGGCGACCAACGGCTGCTACAGCTACGAAGGGATCGTCGGCAAGGCGCTCGACGCCGACGCCTCCGACAATCCGCTCCGCCACAAGGCGGTCCTGTTTCTGGCCCGCAACCCCTGCGATATCGCGGTCTCCTGGTACTTCCAGTTCACCAAGCGCCAGTCGGCCCACAAGCAGGAGCTGATCAACCACGCCATCGAGCATCCGATCGACCGCCACACGATCTCGATGTGGGACTTCGTGCGGCACAGCGACATCGGCCTGCCCTTCCTGATCGACTACCTGAACACCTGGGAGCGCAATCTGTCCCAGCTCGAGACCGGCCTGATGGTTCGCTATGAGGACCTGCGGGCCGAGCCGGTCGCGACCCTCAAGCGGATCGTCGACCTTATGGGCGAGCCCTTCGAGGAGCCCGAGATCGAGGAGGCCGTGCGCTTTGGCTCCTTCGACAACCTGCGGCAGCTGGAAAGCAAGGGCTTCTTCAGCCAGGGCGGCCTGACCCTCCGCAATCCGAAGGACCCCGAGAGCTTCAAGGTTCGCCGCGCCAAGGTGAACGGCTACAGGGACTACTTCACGCCGGAGCAGGCCGCCGAGCTGGAAGCCCTGATGGTCGCGCGCCTGTCGCCGTCCTTCGGCTACCAGCCGCCCCCGGAGACGGAGGCGGGTCGACTGGCGGTGTGA
- a CDS encoding ELM1/GtrOC1 family putative glycosyltransferase, whose translation MAALGDPAEGQAAETRNQPSVWLVLGDKKGDNGQVETLAGALGWDCERKHLRMREPYVLGKPRVVPSLHHIDPSRSDPLEPPWPDLVITIGRRPSMAALWIREQSGGHTKIVLVGKPSCAIERLDLIIASSEAHLPPLPNVMSVGLPLMQVDEDAVAAAGTAWRPRFAELPRPLIGIMVGGPTSPFAFDASVVNGLVKVAEEIVRDRGGTPYITTSRRTTPSLVAELKAKLPPEARLFEWSPEAVENPYLGLLDLADGFVVTGDSVSMMVEIVRLRKPLAIFPLPTGRLGALDQARRSFARWIFSPSRDSAGSGLRIALARVLYRLGLLTQTRDFRAFHRMLIDRGLAVRLGEGLRPPQGDLADNLATAVARIKALMGCR comes from the coding sequence ATGGCTGCCCTAGGGGATCCCGCAGAAGGCCAGGCCGCCGAGACCCGGAACCAGCCGAGCGTCTGGCTGGTCCTGGGCGACAAGAAGGGCGACAACGGCCAGGTCGAGACCCTGGCCGGGGCGCTGGGCTGGGACTGCGAACGCAAGCACCTGCGGATGCGCGAGCCCTACGTGCTCGGCAAGCCGCGGGTCGTGCCCTCGCTTCATCACATCGATCCCTCGCGCTCCGATCCGCTCGAGCCGCCCTGGCCCGACCTGGTGATCACGATCGGCCGTCGGCCGTCCATGGCGGCGCTCTGGATTCGCGAGCAGTCCGGCGGGCATACGAAGATCGTGCTGGTCGGCAAGCCGTCCTGCGCCATCGAGCGCCTGGACCTGATCATCGCGAGCAGCGAGGCCCACCTGCCGCCGCTGCCCAACGTCATGTCGGTCGGCCTGCCGCTGATGCAGGTCGACGAGGACGCCGTGGCCGCCGCCGGGACGGCGTGGCGCCCGCGCTTCGCCGAGCTGCCGCGGCCGCTGATCGGGATCATGGTCGGCGGCCCGACCAGTCCCTTCGCCTTCGATGCCTCGGTCGTGAACGGTCTGGTCAAGGTCGCCGAGGAAATCGTGCGGGACCGGGGCGGCACGCCCTACATCACGACGAGCCGCCGCACGACGCCGAGCCTGGTGGCCGAGCTCAAGGCCAAGCTGCCGCCCGAAGCCCGGCTCTTCGAGTGGTCGCCCGAGGCCGTCGAGAACCCCTATCTCGGGCTCCTGGACCTGGCGGACGGCTTCGTCGTGACCGGGGACAGCGTCTCGATGATGGTCGAGATCGTGCGCCTGCGGAAGCCGCTGGCGATCTTCCCGCTGCCGACGGGGCGGCTCGGCGCGCTGGACCAGGCGCGACGGTCCTTCGCGCGCTGGATCTTCTCGCCATCGCGGGACTCCGCGGGAAGCGGCCTCCGGATCGCGCTGGCCAGGGTTCTCTACCGCCTCGGGCTCTTGACCCAGACGCGCGACTTCCGGGCGTTTCATCGCATGCTGATCGATCGCGGTCTGGCCGTGCGCTTGGGCGAGGGCCTGCGGCCGCCCCAGGGGGATCTCGCCGACAACCTGGCCACCGCGGTCGCGCGGATCAAGGCCCTGATGGGGTGTCGCTGA